The Streptomyces sp. Je 1-332 genome has a window encoding:
- a CDS encoding sodium:solute symporter family protein — MQSPTQTLAEGLRLPTNGLDYAILAIYFAVVLGIGFAARRSVKTSLDFFLSGRSLPAWVTGLAFVAANLGATEILGMAATGAQYGVAVVHWYWIGAIPAMVFLGLVMMPFYYRSKVRSVPEFLLQRFDKSAHLLSSVLFAFAAILIAGVNLYALSIVVEALLGWPQWVAIVVAGFFVLAYITIGGLSSAIYNEVLQFFVILAALIPICVIGLKKVGGWDGLSGSIEESHGGNFMTAWGGTGIGDANPLGANWLTIILGLGFVLSFGYWTTNFAEVQRALSAKNLSAAQRTPLIAAFPKIFIVFLVMIPGLVAAVLVPKIGTAGSDLTYNDAIPYLMQELLPNGVLGIAVTGLLAAFMAGMAANVSSFNTVFTYDIWAKYVVKDREDGYYLKFGRLITAIGVLASVGTAFIAASFSNIMGYLQTLFTFFNVPMFVVFIIGMFWKRASMKSGVWGLVAGTSAAMINYFWIYKQGIIDIPTDQGANFVSAITGFVAGAVVMIAVTLFTAPKPEAELAGLVYGTTAPGVEEPPAEGDDAWYRKPALLGWSAIVLAAACYLPYSF, encoded by the coding sequence ATGCAGTCCCCCACACAGACCCTGGCCGAGGGGCTTCGGCTGCCCACCAACGGCCTCGACTACGCGATCCTGGCGATCTACTTCGCCGTGGTCCTCGGCATCGGCTTCGCCGCCCGACGCTCCGTGAAGACGAGCCTCGACTTCTTCCTCTCCGGGCGCTCCCTGCCCGCCTGGGTCACCGGCCTCGCGTTCGTGGCCGCGAACCTCGGCGCGACCGAGATCCTGGGCATGGCGGCGACCGGCGCCCAGTACGGCGTCGCGGTCGTCCACTGGTACTGGATCGGCGCCATCCCCGCGATGGTCTTCCTCGGCCTCGTGATGATGCCGTTCTACTACCGCAGCAAGGTCCGCTCGGTCCCCGAGTTCCTGCTCCAGCGCTTCGACAAGTCGGCGCACCTGCTCAGCTCGGTGCTCTTCGCGTTCGCGGCGATACTCATCGCGGGCGTGAACCTCTACGCCCTGTCGATCGTCGTCGAGGCGCTCCTCGGCTGGCCGCAGTGGGTGGCCATCGTGGTCGCCGGGTTCTTCGTCCTTGCGTACATCACGATCGGCGGGCTCTCCTCGGCGATCTACAACGAAGTCCTCCAGTTCTTCGTGATCCTCGCCGCCCTCATCCCGATCTGCGTCATCGGCCTGAAGAAGGTCGGCGGCTGGGACGGTCTGAGCGGCTCGATCGAGGAGTCGCACGGCGGGAACTTCATGACCGCCTGGGGCGGCACCGGCATCGGTGACGCCAACCCGCTCGGCGCGAACTGGCTGACGATCATCCTCGGCCTCGGCTTCGTGCTCTCCTTCGGGTACTGGACGACCAACTTCGCCGAGGTGCAGCGCGCCCTGTCCGCGAAGAACCTCTCCGCCGCCCAGCGCACCCCGCTGATCGCCGCCTTCCCGAAGATCTTCATCGTCTTCCTGGTGATGATCCCGGGCCTGGTCGCGGCCGTGCTCGTCCCGAAGATCGGCACCGCGGGCTCGGACCTCACCTACAACGACGCGATCCCGTACCTGATGCAGGAGTTGCTGCCCAACGGCGTGCTCGGCATCGCGGTGACCGGCCTGCTCGCGGCGTTCATGGCAGGCATGGCGGCGAACGTCTCATCCTTCAACACCGTGTTCACGTACGACATCTGGGCGAAGTACGTGGTCAAGGACCGCGAGGACGGCTACTACCTGAAGTTCGGCCGTCTGATCACCGCGATCGGCGTGCTCGCCTCCGTCGGAACGGCCTTCATCGCCGCGTCGTTCTCGAACATCATGGGGTACCTGCAGACGCTGTTCACCTTCTTCAACGTCCCGATGTTCGTGGTCTTCATCATCGGCATGTTCTGGAAGCGCGCCTCCATGAAGTCCGGTGTGTGGGGTCTGGTCGCGGGCACGTCCGCCGCGATGATCAACTACTTCTGGATCTACAAGCAGGGCATCATCGACATCCCGACCGACCAGGGAGCCAACTTCGTCTCGGCGATCACCGGCTTCGTCGCCGGCGCCGTGGTGATGATCGCGGTCACGCTCTTCACCGCACCCAAGCCGGAGGCCGAACTGGCCGGTCTGGTCTACGGGACGACGGCGCCCGGCGTCGAGGAACCGCCCGCCGAGGGTGACGACGCCTGGTACCGCAAGCCCGCGCTGCTCGGCTGGAGCGCGATCGTGCTGGCCGCGGCCTGCTACCTGCCGTACTCGTTCTGA
- a CDS encoding LuxR C-terminal-related transcriptional regulator, with the protein MGVRLMVVDDHRLLAEALASALKLRGHRVLAAAAPAAGAAELVISRAPEVCLLGTATPAEAGMFDPVVKIKRERPQVAVVVLGPVPSPRGIAAAFAAGASGYVRHDERIEGVERAIMKARAGEAAVAPQLLQGAFSELLNPAAQPDDEGQRLLQMLTPREVEVLVRVADGEDTRLIAAGMRIAPSTARTHVQRVLMKLGVGSRLEAAALAARTGLLDRAERPAPAFTDDPGAPTGPEPPAQ; encoded by the coding sequence ATGGGTGTGCGACTCATGGTGGTCGACGACCACCGACTGCTCGCCGAGGCACTCGCCTCGGCCTTGAAGCTGCGCGGACACCGGGTGCTCGCCGCGGCCGCGCCCGCGGCCGGGGCGGCGGAGCTGGTCATCAGCCGGGCCCCTGAGGTCTGCCTGCTCGGCACGGCGACGCCGGCGGAGGCCGGCATGTTCGATCCGGTCGTGAAGATCAAGCGGGAGCGGCCGCAGGTGGCCGTGGTGGTGCTCGGCCCGGTGCCGAGCCCGCGCGGCATCGCCGCGGCGTTCGCCGCCGGGGCTTCGGGATACGTACGCCATGACGAGCGCATCGAGGGTGTCGAGCGCGCCATCATGAAGGCGAGAGCCGGTGAGGCGGCCGTCGCGCCGCAGCTGCTCCAGGGCGCTTTCAGCGAGCTGCTCAATCCGGCCGCACAGCCCGACGACGAGGGGCAGCGGCTGCTTCAGATGCTGACGCCGCGCGAGGTCGAGGTCCTCGTGCGGGTCGCGGACGGCGAGGACACCCGCCTCATCGCGGCCGGAATGCGGATCGCGCCCAGCACGGCCCGTACGCACGTGCAGCGCGTCCTGATGAAACTGGGCGTCGGGTCCCGTCTGGAGGCCGCGGCGCTCGCGGCGCGCACGGGCCTGCTCGACCGTGCGGAACGGCCCGCGCCGGCCTTCACGGACGACCCGGGGGCGCCGACGGGGCCCGAGCCACCGGCACAGTGA
- a CDS encoding PQQ-binding-like beta-propeller repeat protein, which yields MTQPPQPPNEPPQGGFGAPQDLPPGGFGKAPEPNNPSYGYPQTPPPAQPPAQPQTPPAQPPAPPQGQPNYGYPQAPGTPPPGQPQGYGYPGQPTQPYGQPPTQPYGQPPTQPYGQQAPYGAYQQPGTMPMAPQAGVPGGSGGSKLSGQMKIIIGAVVAIALIVGGGVFVASTQKDDTEASSGGSTGGGKGGDEEGKGGGEQGPSGPGKEKVPANTSATVSMQLPQPEVPKDDVWSIKGSWLTEDVYAKAGVNEIVGYDPSDGKELWTLPLKGQTCAGSREVTKDGIVAVAYEDGKRTKKGDHKTCSQISAVDLKDGRKLWTETIEEGSMDARVEEVTISGSTVAAGSSAGGAAFDLTSGDHLWEPDPSEECQDEGYAGGEQLVAVQKCGDYDDEKLKVQLLDAKTGDSKWTYPVTPGVDNAKIISTRPVVFGQDTQEITASGVTDVFSLDDKGDLRAKISLPDGKYDHDCEVNVVYACTSLAVGNDKLYIPTRQHDGGGSEYSQTNEIIAFSLATGKTTGDRADAGEDGEMFPIRMDGGNVLAYKDAGYDKGAQVVSLNGKTMKETKLLETPAAESVGSAISGMVPKSNELLYTDGMLYLGRELISKPYSKDEKEYTALGFVAK from the coding sequence ATGACCCAGCCGCCCCAGCCGCCCAACGAGCCCCCGCAGGGCGGGTTCGGCGCACCGCAGGACCTGCCGCCCGGCGGTTTCGGCAAGGCCCCCGAGCCGAACAACCCGTCGTACGGCTACCCGCAGACCCCGCCGCCCGCGCAGCCGCCCGCCCAGCCGCAGACGCCGCCCGCGCAGCCGCCCGCACCGCCGCAGGGCCAGCCCAACTACGGCTACCCGCAGGCCCCCGGCACACCGCCCCCCGGCCAGCCCCAGGGCTACGGCTACCCGGGCCAGCCGACGCAGCCGTACGGCCAGCCGCCGACGCAGCCGTACGGCCAGCCGCCGACGCAGCCGTACGGCCAGCAGGCCCCGTACGGCGCCTACCAGCAGCCCGGCACGATGCCGATGGCCCCGCAGGCGGGCGTCCCCGGCGGCTCGGGCGGTTCGAAGCTCAGCGGTCAGATGAAGATCATCATCGGTGCGGTCGTCGCGATCGCCCTGATCGTCGGCGGCGGTGTCTTCGTCGCCTCGACGCAGAAGGACGACACCGAGGCGAGCTCCGGAGGCTCGACCGGTGGCGGCAAGGGCGGCGACGAGGAGGGCAAGGGCGGCGGCGAGCAGGGCCCGAGCGGCCCCGGCAAGGAGAAGGTGCCGGCCAACACCAGCGCCACCGTCTCCATGCAGCTCCCGCAGCCCGAGGTTCCCAAGGACGACGTCTGGAGCATCAAGGGCTCCTGGCTCACCGAGGACGTCTACGCCAAGGCGGGCGTCAACGAGATCGTCGGGTACGACCCCTCCGACGGCAAGGAGCTGTGGACGCTGCCACTGAAGGGCCAGACGTGCGCGGGCTCGCGCGAGGTCACCAAGGACGGCATCGTCGCGGTCGCCTACGAGGACGGCAAGCGGACCAAGAAGGGTGACCACAAGACCTGTTCGCAGATCTCCGCGGTCGACCTGAAGGACGGCAGGAAGCTCTGGACGGAGACCATCGAGGAGGGCAGCATGGATGCCCGCGTCGAGGAGGTCACCATCAGCGGCAGCACCGTCGCGGCCGGTTCCAGCGCAGGCGGCGCGGCCTTCGACCTCACGTCGGGCGACCACCTCTGGGAGCCCGACCCCAGCGAGGAGTGCCAGGACGAGGGCTACGCGGGCGGCGAGCAGCTCGTCGCCGTCCAGAAGTGCGGTGACTACGACGACGAGAAGCTGAAGGTTCAGCTCCTCGACGCCAAGACCGGCGACTCGAAGTGGACGTACCCGGTGACGCCGGGCGTCGACAACGCCAAGATCATCTCGACGCGCCCCGTCGTCTTCGGCCAGGACACCCAGGAGATCACCGCGAGCGGCGTCACGGACGTCTTCTCGCTCGACGACAAGGGCGATCTCCGCGCCAAGATCTCGCTGCCCGACGGCAAGTACGACCACGACTGCGAGGTCAACGTCGTCTACGCCTGCACCTCGCTGGCCGTGGGCAACGACAAGCTCTACATCCCCACCCGCCAGCACGACGGCGGCGGCAGCGAGTACAGCCAGACGAACGAGATCATCGCGTTCTCGCTGGCCACCGGCAAGACCACGGGTGACCGTGCCGACGCGGGTGAGGACGGCGAGATGTTCCCGATCCGCATGGACGGCGGCAACGTCCTCGCGTACAAGGACGCCGGCTACGACAAGGGCGCCCAGGTCGTCTCCCTCAACGGCAAGACGATGAAGGAGACCAAGCTTCTGGAGACCCCGGCGGCCGAGTCCGTCGGCAGCGCCATCAGCGGCATGGTGCCGAAATCGAACGAACTCCTATACACCGACGGCATGTTGTACCTCGGCAGGGAGCTGATCAGCAAGCCGTACTCGAAGGACGAGAAGGAGTACACGGCGTTGGGCTTCGTCGCCAAGTAG
- a CDS encoding PQQ-binding-like beta-propeller repeat protein, protein MTQPPNQPPSGGFGAPQDPRQGAAPQPPGQPPQMPGSPPAPPSGAPQTPPAPQPGYGYPQTPPAPQPGYGYPQQPGQPGPYNQPGPYGQPTQPGQPGPYGQPTQPGPYAQQPQYGYPQQQFPPPGVPGTHPPGVGGGGGKNPFKGKPGLIVAAVAAAALVIGGVTWAVVGGDDGGGKKKSAAGKSDDPKASASAPANPGDGEGDGQGEKEDLNAGRQPGEAKVLFYKEAPKVPGSGADANGMWVHGDIAVKAAYKELTAYNVKTGEQAWPTVKLPQKICGTTPQVTDDNKIAVAYKDGQKDDAKCSQVRIIDLETGGKGWTKTVEEEGLFDMSLNVDLSITGETLMVGRSQSGTALRISDGKELFVSEKKDEGACFPSGFTGGKKILRALSCGAGSSTEHDELEQIDPKTGKVVWTKKFPKGWQIGRIYSESPTIVYLTNEDKKQWNITTLKPNSSATRSEVGVDEKFAPECGSSSFLGGSLQGCLGATTDDKNLYLPTEATSGANEVVAISLATGKEAWRVKSPLEESMLPMKVDGDSLIAYVSPSYDSGGQVVSIPLSGSHKPKTLLKNPEGTAEIESGFYSKDVDYVDGRFYISTTRLSGSAKGQEKLMLAYGK, encoded by the coding sequence ATGACTCAGCCGCCCAACCAGCCGCCGTCCGGCGGTTTCGGAGCTCCGCAGGATCCACGGCAGGGAGCCGCTCCGCAGCCACCGGGCCAGCCACCGCAGATGCCCGGCTCGCCGCCGGCCCCGCCGTCGGGAGCCCCGCAGACCCCGCCCGCGCCCCAGCCCGGTTACGGATACCCGCAGACTCCGCCCGCACCCCAGCCGGGTTACGGCTACCCGCAGCAGCCGGGGCAGCCGGGACCGTACAACCAGCCCGGACCTTACGGCCAGCCCACGCAGCCCGGTCAGCCGGGTCCCTACGGCCAGCCCACGCAGCCGGGCCCCTACGCCCAGCAGCCCCAGTACGGCTACCCGCAGCAGCAGTTCCCGCCCCCCGGCGTGCCGGGCACCCATCCGCCCGGCGTCGGCGGTGGCGGCGGCAAGAACCCCTTCAAGGGCAAGCCCGGTCTGATCGTGGCGGCCGTGGCCGCGGCCGCGCTCGTCATCGGCGGCGTCACCTGGGCGGTCGTCGGCGGTGACGACGGCGGCGGCAAGAAGAAGTCCGCCGCCGGCAAGAGCGACGACCCCAAGGCGAGCGCGTCGGCGCCGGCCAACCCGGGCGACGGCGAGGGCGACGGGCAGGGCGAGAAGGAGGACCTCAACGCGGGCCGCCAGCCCGGTGAGGCGAAGGTGCTCTTCTACAAGGAAGCGCCCAAGGTGCCCGGTTCGGGCGCCGACGCCAACGGCATGTGGGTCCACGGTGACATCGCCGTCAAGGCGGCGTACAAGGAGCTCACCGCCTACAACGTCAAGACGGGCGAACAGGCCTGGCCCACGGTCAAGTTGCCGCAGAAGATCTGTGGCACGACCCCGCAGGTCACGGACGACAACAAGATCGCCGTCGCCTACAAGGACGGGCAGAAGGACGACGCCAAGTGCAGCCAGGTCCGGATCATCGATCTGGAGACCGGCGGCAAGGGCTGGACGAAGACGGTCGAGGAGGAGGGTCTTTTCGACATGTCCCTCAACGTCGACCTCTCCATCACCGGTGAGACGCTGATGGTCGGCCGCTCCCAGTCCGGCACGGCGCTGCGGATCAGTGACGGCAAGGAGCTCTTCGTCTCCGAGAAGAAGGACGAGGGCGCCTGCTTCCCCAGCGGCTTCACCGGCGGGAAGAAGATCCTCCGCGCCCTGTCGTGCGGCGCGGGCTCCTCCACGGAGCACGACGAGCTCGAGCAGATCGACCCCAAGACCGGCAAGGTCGTGTGGACGAAGAAGTTCCCCAAGGGCTGGCAGATCGGCCGGATCTACTCCGAGAGCCCGACGATCGTCTACCTCACCAACGAGGACAAGAAGCAGTGGAACATCACCACGCTGAAGCCCAACAGCAGCGCCACCCGCTCTGAGGTCGGCGTCGACGAGAAGTTCGCGCCGGAGTGCGGCAGTTCGTCGTTCCTCGGCGGCAGCCTCCAGGGCTGCCTGGGCGCGACGACCGACGACAAGAACCTCTACCTGCCGACCGAGGCGACCTCCGGGGCCAACGAGGTCGTGGCGATCAGCCTCGCCACCGGCAAGGAGGCCTGGCGCGTGAAGTCGCCGCTGGAGGAATCGATGCTGCCGATGAAGGTGGACGGCGATTCGCTCATCGCCTACGTCAGCCCGTCGTACGACTCCGGCGGTCAGGTCGTCTCGATCCCGCTCTCGGGTTCGCACAAGCCGAAGACGCTCCTGAAGAACCCCGAGGGGACCGCTGAGATCGAGAGCGGCTTCTACTCGAAGGACGTCGACTACGTGGACGGTCGCTTCTACATCTCCACGACGCGGCTCTCGGGCAGCGCAAAGGGCCAGGAGAAGCTGATGCTGGCCTACGGCAAGTGA
- a CDS encoding ABC-F family ATP-binding cassette domain-containing protein, protein MAVNLVNVEAVSKVYGTRALLDGVSLGVSEGDRIGVVGRNGDGKTTLIRMLAKLEEADTGRVTHNGGLQLGVLTQHDSLDPEATVRHEVIGDLADHEWAGSAKIRDVLTGLFGGLDMPGFPQGLDTVIGPLSGGERRRIALAKLLIGEPDLIVLDEPTNHLDVEGIAWLAEHLRTRRSALVCVTHDRWFLDQVCTRMWDVQSGSVYEYEGGYSDYVFARAERERIAATEETKRKNLMRKELAWLRRGAPARTSKPRYRIEAANELIADVPPPRDSSELMKFATTRLGKTVFDLEDVTVQAGPKVLLKHLTWQLGPGDRIGLVGVNGAGKTSLLRAMAQAQRSDGDVQPEAGRVVVGKTVKLAYLSQEVAELSPTLRVLQAVQQVRERVDLGKGREMTAGQLCETFGFNKEKQWTPVGDLSGGERRRLQLLRLLMDEPNVLFLDEPTNDLDIETLTQLEDVLDSWPGSMVVISHDRFFLERTTDKVFALLGDATMRMLPRGIDEYLERRKRMAAAGAPAAPLASSSGASGSSAPAAPQKTVSSADARAAKKELQKIERQLDKMSTKETWLHAQIADNATDFEKVAKLDAELRELVSERDELEMRWLELAESA, encoded by the coding sequence ATGGCCGTCAACCTGGTCAATGTCGAGGCAGTCAGCAAGGTGTACGGCACCCGTGCCCTGCTCGACGGTGTCTCCCTCGGCGTGTCCGAGGGAGACCGGATCGGCGTCGTGGGGCGCAACGGAGACGGCAAGACGACCCTCATCCGGATGCTCGCCAAGCTGGAGGAGGCGGACACCGGACGGGTCACGCACAACGGCGGGCTTCAGCTCGGCGTGCTCACCCAGCATGACTCCCTCGACCCCGAGGCCACCGTGCGGCACGAGGTCATCGGTGACCTCGCCGACCACGAGTGGGCGGGCAGCGCCAAGATCCGGGACGTGCTGACCGGGCTTTTCGGCGGGCTCGACATGCCTGGTTTCCCGCAGGGGCTCGACACCGTCATCGGGCCGCTCTCCGGTGGCGAGCGGCGCCGTATCGCGCTCGCGAAGCTGCTCATCGGCGAGCCCGACCTGATCGTGCTCGACGAGCCGACCAACCACCTGGACGTCGAGGGCATCGCCTGGCTGGCCGAGCACCTGCGCACGCGGCGCTCGGCGCTCGTCTGCGTCACGCACGACCGCTGGTTCCTCGACCAGGTGTGCACGCGCATGTGGGACGTACAGAGCGGGTCCGTCTACGAGTACGAGGGCGGGTACTCCGACTACGTCTTCGCGCGCGCCGAGCGTGAGCGCATCGCGGCCACCGAGGAGACCAAGCGCAAGAACCTGATGCGCAAGGAGCTCGCCTGGCTGCGGCGCGGCGCACCCGCCCGCACCAGCAAGCCCCGGTACCGCATCGAGGCCGCCAACGAACTCATCGCCGACGTGCCGCCGCCCCGGGACAGCAGTGAGCTGATGAAGTTCGCCACCACCCGGCTCGGCAAGACAGTTTTCGATCTTGAGGACGTGACCGTCCAGGCCGGGCCCAAGGTGCTGCTCAAGCACCTGACCTGGCAGCTCGGCCCCGGCGACCGCATCGGCCTGGTGGGGGTCAACGGCGCGGGCAAGACCTCGCTCCTGCGCGCGATGGCGCAGGCGCAGCGCTCCGACGGCGACGTACAGCCCGAGGCGGGGCGTGTGGTCGTCGGCAAGACCGTGAAGCTGGCCTACCTTTCGCAGGAAGTCGCCGAACTCTCCCCGACGCTGCGGGTGTTGCAGGCCGTGCAGCAGGTGCGCGAGCGGGTCGACCTCGGCAAGGGCCGGGAGATGACCGCGGGGCAGCTCTGCGAGACGTTCGGCTTCAACAAGGAGAAGCAGTGGACGCCCGTCGGTGACCTGTCCGGTGGTGAGCGGCGGCGGCTCCAGCTGCTTCGCCTCCTGATGGACGAGCCGAACGTCCTCTTCCTCGACGAGCCGACGAACGACCTCGACATCGAGACGCTGACCCAGCTCGAGGACGTCCTCGACAGCTGGCCGGGGTCCATGGTCGTGATCTCCCACGACCGGTTCTTCCTGGAGCGCACCACCGACAAGGTCTTCGCGCTGCTCGGCGACGCCACGATGCGCATGCTGCCGCGCGGCATCGACGAGTACCTGGAACGGCGCAAGCGGATGGCGGCCGCGGGCGCGCCCGCGGCTCCGCTCGCCTCGTCCTCCGGGGCCTCCGGATCCTCCGCGCCGGCCGCCCCGCAGAAGACCGTCTCCTCCGCCGACGCCCGCGCCGCGAAGAAGGAACTGCAGAAGATCGAGCGGCAGCTGGACAAGATGTCCACGAAGGAGACGTGGCTGCACGCCCAAATCGCCGATAACGCCACCGACTTCGAAAAGGTGGCGAAACTGGACGCCGAGTTGCGCGAACTCGTGAGCGAGCGCGACGAGTTGGAGATGCGCTGGCTGGAGCTCGCGGAGAGCGCGTAG
- a CDS encoding Uma2 family endonuclease yields MTAESVEQHRWALPPRDGYTVDDLLTLPDLPPHTELIDGSLILVSPQRYFHFAAIDLLVAGLRRTAPPELGVVREMTVVLDKRNGPEPDVSVIRASAKTGRMQTHFQGPDVVLAIEVVSPESESRDRTTKFQKYASAGIRHYWLVEAAGPDDYPVIQVYELGQASGTYALTGIHHDHLKLSVPFDIDIDLTAIDEL; encoded by the coding sequence ATGACCGCCGAGTCCGTTGAGCAGCATCGCTGGGCGTTGCCCCCGCGTGACGGTTACACCGTGGACGACCTGCTCACGCTGCCCGATCTCCCGCCGCACACGGAGTTGATCGACGGGAGCCTGATCCTCGTGAGTCCCCAGCGCTACTTCCACTTCGCCGCGATCGACCTGCTGGTGGCGGGACTGCGCCGCACCGCGCCGCCGGAACTGGGAGTCGTGCGCGAGATGACGGTGGTATTGGACAAGCGCAACGGCCCTGAACCGGACGTCTCTGTCATCAGAGCCAGTGCCAAGACTGGACGGATGCAGACGCACTTCCAGGGCCCAGACGTCGTACTGGCCATCGAAGTGGTGTCCCCCGAGTCCGAGTCACGTGATCGCACGACCAAGTTCCAGAAATACGCCTCCGCGGGCATTCGCCACTACTGGCTGGTCGAGGCGGCGGGCCCGGACGACTACCCGGTCATCCAGGTCTATGAGTTGGGGCAGGCCTCCGGCACGTACGCCTTGACCGGTATCCACCACGACCACCTCAAGCTCAGCGTCCCGTTCGACATCGACATCGACCTCACCGCCATCGACGAGCTGTAG
- a CDS encoding acyltransferase has protein sequence MGSSVRELAEQTPTGRDRYIDLLRVASLGTVVVGHWLMAAVTVGDDGRTDVGNLLAVVPDLQLLTWALQIMPVFFFVGGFSHALSYRSLSRKAPGLSVYSAFLRARLQRLLRPTMVFIGVWGAAALLVQLLGERGALLDVTLRLVAQPLWFIGIYLAMVAFTPPLLRLHERYGWGAFGGLVLAAGAVDVARFAFGVPYVEFLNFAFVWLAVHQLGFLRADGRLRMPAAMAGAGLAGAAALVAFGPYPLSMVGMPGERVSNMAPPTFALLCHGIWLVGAVELLRGPATRWLARPRVWRGVVAANGVSMTAFLWHLTAMLGVYGVLIAADVPLPEPATGEWWTQVPLRMAAAMMLTALLVAAFRRFEKPVTARELTQAPGAGPAAAVGVTLCLFGVLGLSMVGFGGLLEGRTAMLIAVRVTAPVAVGMALVGWLLVERAPTARRWR, from the coding sequence ATGGGATCAAGCGTTCGCGAACTGGCCGAGCAGACGCCCACCGGGCGCGACCGGTACATCGACCTGCTGCGGGTCGCCTCGCTCGGCACGGTCGTCGTCGGCCACTGGCTGATGGCGGCGGTGACCGTCGGGGACGACGGCCGCACCGACGTCGGCAACCTCCTCGCCGTCGTGCCCGACCTGCAACTGCTCACCTGGGCACTGCAGATCATGCCGGTGTTCTTCTTCGTCGGCGGCTTCTCGCACGCGCTGTCGTACCGCTCCCTGAGCCGGAAGGCTCCCGGGCTTTCCGTCTACTCGGCGTTCCTGCGGGCACGGCTGCAGCGGCTGCTGCGGCCGACGATGGTGTTCATAGGCGTGTGGGGAGCCGCCGCGCTCCTAGTCCAACTCCTGGGCGAGCGTGGCGCGTTGCTGGATGTGACGCTGCGGCTCGTGGCCCAGCCGCTGTGGTTCATCGGCATCTACCTCGCGATGGTGGCCTTCACACCGCCGCTGCTGAGGCTGCACGAGCGGTACGGCTGGGGCGCGTTCGGGGGACTCGTGCTCGCCGCGGGCGCGGTGGACGTGGCGCGCTTCGCCTTCGGCGTCCCGTACGTGGAGTTCCTGAACTTCGCCTTCGTATGGCTCGCCGTGCATCAGCTCGGTTTCCTGCGGGCGGACGGCAGGCTGCGGATGCCCGCGGCGATGGCCGGGGCCGGCCTCGCGGGAGCCGCGGCCCTGGTCGCCTTCGGCCCGTATCCCCTCTCCATGGTGGGCATGCCCGGCGAACGCGTCTCGAACATGGCGCCGCCGACCTTCGCCCTGCTCTGCCACGGGATCTGGCTGGTGGGAGCGGTGGAGCTGCTGCGCGGGCCGGCTACGCGGTGGCTGGCGCGGCCCCGGGTGTGGCGGGGCGTGGTGGCGGCGAACGGGGTCTCGATGACGGCGTTCCTGTGGCACCTGACGGCGATGCTCGGGGTGTACGGGGTGCTGATCGCGGCGGACGTGCCGTTGCCGGAGCCTGCGACGGGGGAGTGGTGGACGCAGGTTCCGCTGCGGATGGCGGCCGCGATGATGCTCACCGCTCTGCTGGTCGCCGCCTTCCGCCGCTTCGAGAAGCCGGTCACGGCAAGGGAGTTGACGCAGGCGCCGGGCGCGGGCCCGGCAGCCGCCGTGGGCGTCACACTCTGCCTCTTCGGGGTGCTCGGGCTCTCGATGGTCGGGTTCGGGGGGCTTCTGGAAGGGCGTACGGCGATGCTGATCGCGGTGCGGGTGACGGCGCCGGTGGCGGTGGGGATGGCGCTGGTGGGGTGGCTGCTTGTGGAGCGGGCGCCTACAGCTCGTCGATGGCGGTGA
- a CDS encoding 4-(cytidine 5'-diphospho)-2-C-methyl-D-erythritol kinase: MSDSVTVRVPAKVNVQLAVGAARADGFHDLANVFLAVGLYDEVTVTPAEQLRVTCSGPGSDQVPLDRTNLAARAAELLAARHGRTADVHIHIAKDIPVAGGMAGGSADGAGALLACDALWGAEASRDELLDICAELGSDVPFSLVGGAALGTGRGEKLEILEVGGNFHWVFAVADGGLSTPAVYREFDRLTPDAPAPEASAGLLDALRRGDAEALAGAVSNDLQPAALSLFPSLADTLAAGTDAGALAALVSGSGPTTAFLAADAESARRVAEALSASGTCRTARVADSPAPGATLL; this comes from the coding sequence GTGAGTGACAGCGTGACCGTCCGCGTTCCCGCGAAGGTCAATGTCCAGTTGGCGGTGGGTGCCGCGCGCGCGGACGGATTTCACGACCTCGCCAACGTCTTTCTCGCGGTCGGGCTGTACGACGAGGTCACCGTGACGCCCGCCGAGCAGCTGCGCGTGACATGCTCCGGGCCCGGCTCCGACCAAGTGCCCCTGGACCGCACGAACTTGGCAGCGCGAGCCGCCGAGCTCCTTGCCGCACGCCATGGACGTACGGCCGACGTGCACATCCACATCGCCAAGGACATCCCCGTCGCGGGCGGCATGGCCGGCGGCAGCGCGGACGGCGCGGGCGCGCTCCTGGCGTGTGACGCGCTGTGGGGGGCCGAGGCCTCGCGCGACGAACTCCTCGACATCTGCGCCGAGTTGGGAAGCGACGTGCCGTTCAGCCTGGTGGGCGGGGCGGCGCTCGGCACGGGGCGCGGCGAGAAGCTGGAGATCCTGGAGGTCGGCGGAAACTTCCACTGGGTGTTCGCGGTGGCCGACGGCGGGCTCTCCACCCCCGCGGTCTACCGCGAGTTCGACCGGCTCACCCCCGACGCCCCCGCTCCGGAGGCGTCGGCGGGGTTGCTCGACGCTCTGCGCAGAGGGGATGCCGAGGCCCTCGCCGGCGCCGTATCCAACGACCTTCAGCCCGCCGCCCTGTCCCTCTTCCCCTCGCTCGCCGACACCCTCGCCGCGGGCACGGACGCGGGAGCCCTGGCCGCGCTCGTCTCCGGATCCGGGCCCACGACGGCGTTCCTCGCCGCGGACGCGGAGTCCGCGCGACGGGTCGCCGAAGCGCTCTCGGCCTCCGGCACCTGCCGCACCGCGCGGGTCGCGGACTCACCGGCGCCCGGCGCCACGCTGCTCTAG